In the genome of Bosea sp. ANAM02, the window GGTGCGTGGCGCCGTGGAGAACATGCCGGGCGTCACCGGCCTCAATCTATCGCTGATGTCTGAGACCTTGAGACTGACGCTGGACGAGACGAAGACGAAGGCCGAGGCGATCGAGAAGCGGGTTGCGGGACTTGGCTATTCGGTGGCCAGGATAGCCGATACCTCTTCCCTGCCGGCGCAGAGCCAGGCCTGCTGCGGGCACGACCACAAACATGAGCACGCGCATGATCACGGCAAGGGCCATGGCCATGCACATGGCGCCCATCAACACGATCGCGCTGGGACCGCCCTTGCCGATCAGAAAGGGCAGACTGAGAGGCACGATCACGGGCATGGCGCGGCCGGCCACGTTCACGAGGTCACGCCAGCGGGCATGTCCTGGTATCAGACCAACAAGGGCCGCTTGGTCCTTCTGACGGGTGCCTTGCTGGCAGGAGCCTGGGGAGCGAGCCTCGTCTGGCACGATGCGTCGTACTGGCTGTTCTTCGCGGCCTGCGTGATCGGCCTGCTTCCGGTGGCGCGCCGCGCGTTTGCAGCAGTCGCGGCCGGAATGCCCTTCACGATCGAGATGTTGATGACGATCGCAGCGACAGGCGCGTTGCTGATTGGTGCGGCGGAGGAGGCTGCACTCGTCGTCTTCCTCTTCGCCGTCGGCGAGGTCCTGGAGGGGGTCGCAGCCGATCGGGCGCGCAACTCGATCCGGGCGCTCGGCGAACTGGTGCCGAAGACGGCAATTGTCGAGGAGAATGGTGGGACGCGGCAGGTCGATGCTGCGACGCTTGCGATCGGTCAGACGGTTCTCGTCCGACCGGGCGATCGCATTCCCGCCGATGGCGAGATCGTCAACGGTGTCTCCGGGATCGACGAAAGCCCCGTGACCGGCGAATCGGTGCCGAAGACCAAGGGTATCGGCGAACCTGTGTTCGCGGGGTCGGTCAATCGCGAGGCGGCGCTGCGCGTACGCGTCACAAAGGCGGCTGAAGACAATACCATCGCCCGTATCATCAGGCTCGTGGAAGAGGCGCAGGAGGCACGCGCGCCGACGGAGCGCTTCATCGACCGGTTCTCCCGCGTCTATATGCCCATCATCGTCGGGCTCGCCGTTCTGGTCGCGCTCGTGCCACCGCTTGCCTTCGGTGCCGATTGGGGCATGTGGATCTATCGGGCGCTGGCGCTGCTGCTGATCGGGTGCCCTTGTGCGCTGGTGATTTCAGTGCCGGCCTCGATCGCCGCATCGCTGTCCACGGGGGCACGGCAGGGGCTTCTGCTCAAAGGCGGCGTCGTCATCGAAGCCGCCGCCAAGACGGGCGTGGTTGCCTTCGACAAAACGGGTACCTTGACCGCCGGCACTCCGCGGGTGACCGGAGTCGTCGCGATTGGCGAGGAAGAGCGCAGGGTCGTGGAATTGGCCGCCTCGGTTGAGACCGGGTCGAGCCACCCGCTGGCCCTGGCTATTCTTGAGCGTGCAAAGGCGCATGCGATCAACGTTCGTCCCGCTGAGGACGTAGCTGCGATCGCCGGCCAGGGTGTTACGGGTGCGCTTGACGGTGTCTCCATCTTCGTTGGGGCGCCGCGCCACGCCGTTTCCCGTGCCGCCTTCGACGAGACAGCCAAAGCTAGAGTCGAAAGCCTCGAAGGCGACGGCAAGACGGTTGCGGCCGTTATTGCCGACGGAGCACTCGCAGGACTGATCGCGTTACGCGATGAGCCACGTGACGACGCCGCTGCGGCGGTGGCAGAGCTCAAGGAACTCGGAATTCGTTCGCTCATGCTGACTGGTGACAACGCCCGGACCGGCAATGCCATCGCTGCGTCTCTCGGCATGGAAGCGAAAGCCGAGCTGATGCCAGACGATAAGGTCGCGGCGATCCGGGAGCTGTCGGCCAAGACGCCGGTAATGATGGTCGGCGACGGAATCAACGACGCGCCTGCTCTCGCGGCTGCGAGCCTCGGCGTCGCCATGGGTTCGGGCACCGATGTCGCTCTTGAAACCGCGGACGGCGCGATCCTGAAAAGCCGGGTGCGTGACGTTCCAGCGATGATCCGCCTGGCGCGGGCGACGATGGGGAATATCCGGACCAATATCGCGATCGCGCTCGGGCTCAAAGCGGTCTTTCTGGTGACCAGCGTGCTCGGCTACACGGGACTGTGGGTCGCAATTCTCGCGGATACGGGCGCGACGGTGATCGTGACGGCCAATGCTCTTCGGCTTCTACGCTTCAATGCGAGCCGCGTGGCCTGATCCGCCATGTCGGGCATGGAGATCGCCAGTTATCTGATGGGCGTTGCCTACGTCGTCGGCTTGCTGGCGCTCTCTGCGACGCTCGCGCGGAAATCAGACCGATCGGTCTGGCTGTTCGGCAAGGGCGCGCAGTCGCAGGCTGTGCCAGCTCTGTTGTTCAAGCTCGCATTCGCCGGCGCAGTCGTCTGGCCATTGCTCGGGACACTCGGAAATCCGTTCAGGCTCGACCCATTGACCAGCTGGCTCAGCGGTACGTGGTTCGATGTCGTTGGCCATATGCTGGTCGTTATCGGCTTTTGCCTTGCCATCATCGCGCAGCGCCACATGGGGAACTCATGGCGGATCGGTGCGGCGGAAGGCGAGGTCGGTGTCATTGTCGATAGCGGTCCCTTCGCCATCTCGCGCAATCCGGTTTTTCTCGGACAGGCGATGCTTTTTCTGGGTCTATTCCTCGTTTTGCCCAGCCTGATCCAGGCGATCCTCACCCTTGCTCTCCTTTTGGCCATCACGCTGCAGGTCCGCATCGAGGAGCGGGTCCTGCTTCAAAGCCTGGGTGAGCCATACCGGGTCTATTGCGCCCGCGTTCGGCGATGGCTTGGTACCTATTCTTCACGATCGGAGTCTGGCCGATGATGACGACAACGAAACGTCTGGGCCAGGTGCTGTTCTGGGCGA includes:
- a CDS encoding isoprenylcysteine carboxylmethyltransferase family protein, which translates into the protein MSGMEIASYLMGVAYVVGLLALSATLARKSDRSVWLFGKGAQSQAVPALLFKLAFAGAVVWPLLGTLGNPFRLDPLTSWLSGTWFDVVGHMLVVIGFCLAIIAQRHMGNSWRIGAAEGEVGVIVDSGPFAISRNPVFLGQAMLFLGLFLVLPSLIQAILTLALLLAITLQVRIEERVLLQSLGEPYRVYCARVRRWLGTYSSRSESGR
- a CDS encoding heavy metal translocating P-type ATPase, whose protein sequence is MAANSESKRQPLSWKISGMDCASCVAKVRGAVEKMPGVADVSLSLMSETLKLTLDESRTSRETVEKRVKSLGFGASPMATNAPGEKAEAGKAAANCGCGHDHDRQHDHHDHRPAETAPAADTTSIHALAWKIGGMDCASCVAKVRGAVENMPGVTGLNLSLMSETLRLTLDETKTKAEAIEKRVAGLGYSVARIADTSSLPAQSQACCGHDHKHEHAHDHGKGHGHAHGAHQHDRAGTALADQKGQTERHDHGHGAAGHVHEVTPAGMSWYQTNKGRLVLLTGALLAGAWGASLVWHDASYWLFFAACVIGLLPVARRAFAAVAAGMPFTIEMLMTIAATGALLIGAAEEAALVVFLFAVGEVLEGVAADRARNSIRALGELVPKTAIVEENGGTRQVDAATLAIGQTVLVRPGDRIPADGEIVNGVSGIDESPVTGESVPKTKGIGEPVFAGSVNREAALRVRVTKAAEDNTIARIIRLVEEAQEARAPTERFIDRFSRVYMPIIVGLAVLVALVPPLAFGADWGMWIYRALALLLIGCPCALVISVPASIAASLSTGARQGLLLKGGVVIEAAAKTGVVAFDKTGTLTAGTPRVTGVVAIGEEERRVVELAASVETGSSHPLALAILERAKAHAINVRPAEDVAAIAGQGVTGALDGVSIFVGAPRHAVSRAAFDETAKARVESLEGDGKTVAAVIADGALAGLIALRDEPRDDAAAAVAELKELGIRSLMLTGDNARTGNAIAASLGMEAKAELMPDDKVAAIRELSAKTPVMMVGDGINDAPALAAASLGVAMGSGTDVALETADGAILKSRVRDVPAMIRLARATMGNIRTNIAIALGLKAVFLVTSVLGYTGLWVAILADTGATVIVTANALRLLRFNASRVA